Proteins encoded together in one Bifidobacterium sp. ESL0745 window:
- a CDS encoding CCA tRNA nucleotidyltransferase, giving the protein MEFEVWPEAIELGRMFAEQGYELSLVGGPVRDLLLHRKSHDLDFCTSARPEQFEPILKRFGHDGFWDMGRKFGTLGAMRRRKDGTEVKVEVTTYRSDKYDPDSRKPEVSYGDSLEGDLSRRDFTVNAMALRVPDLEFVDPFGGANDLAKGILRTPVDPRQSFEDDPLRMMRAVRFVAQLGFRIEPDTAEAITDMVDRISIVSAERVRDEITKLLLSERPHEGIEALVDSGLADIVLPEIPALKLEIDEHHRHKDVFEHTLMVLDRAIALETGPDGPVPAPDLTLRLAALLHDIGKPATRRFEPHGKVSFHHHDAVGAKMVRKRLKALRFDHHIVSDVSELVNLHLRFHGYVDEPWTDSAVRRYVKDSGHLYERLNRLTRADATTQNKRKALMFSDAMDELEARVKELKEQEDFDAIRPDVNGNEIIEILGIKPGPQVGQAYKHMLDYRLDHGPADHATAVAELKRWAAEEGLTA; this is encoded by the coding sequence GTGGAGTTTGAGGTGTGGCCTGAGGCCATTGAGCTGGGGCGCATGTTCGCCGAGCAGGGGTATGAGCTTTCGCTGGTGGGCGGGCCCGTGCGTGACCTGCTGCTGCACCGCAAAAGCCACGACCTCGATTTCTGCACTTCCGCGCGGCCTGAGCAGTTCGAGCCGATCCTGAAACGTTTCGGCCACGATGGCTTTTGGGATATGGGTCGCAAATTCGGCACGTTGGGCGCGATGCGGCGGCGTAAGGATGGCACCGAGGTCAAGGTGGAAGTCACCACGTACCGCTCCGACAAATACGACCCTGATTCCCGCAAACCAGAAGTGAGTTACGGGGACTCGCTGGAAGGTGACCTTTCGCGGCGCGATTTCACCGTCAACGCCATGGCTCTGCGTGTGCCTGACCTTGAATTCGTCGACCCGTTCGGCGGGGCCAACGATTTGGCCAAAGGCATTTTGCGCACGCCCGTAGACCCGCGCCAATCCTTCGAAGACGACCCATTGCGTATGATGCGCGCGGTGCGGTTCGTCGCCCAGCTTGGCTTCCGCATCGAGCCGGACACCGCCGAGGCCATCACCGATATGGTCGACCGCATTTCCATCGTCTCCGCCGAGCGCGTGCGTGACGAGATCACCAAGCTGTTGCTTTCCGAGCGCCCGCACGAGGGCATCGAGGCGCTGGTCGATTCCGGCTTGGCCGATATTGTATTACCTGAGATTCCTGCGCTGAAGTTGGAAATTGACGAGCATCACCGTCACAAGGATGTGTTCGAGCACACGCTGATGGTGCTCGACCGTGCGATTGCGCTGGAAACTGGGCCCGACGGGCCTGTGCCGGCCCCCGACCTGACGTTGCGTTTGGCCGCGCTGTTGCACGACATCGGCAAGCCCGCCACGCGTCGTTTCGAGCCGCACGGCAAGGTGAGCTTCCACCATCACGACGCGGTGGGTGCCAAAATGGTGCGCAAGCGCCTGAAAGCGCTGCGTTTCGACCACCATATCGTCTCTGACGTCAGCGAGTTGGTGAACCTGCACCTGCGTTTCCACGGCTACGTCGATGAACCTTGGACGGACTCGGCCGTTCGCCGGTATGTCAAGGATTCCGGACACTTGTACGAGCGCCTGAACCGCCTGACCCGCGCCGATGCCACCACGCAGAACAAGCGCAAGGCGCTGATGTTTTCGGATGCGATGGACGAGCTGGAAGCCCGCGTCAAGGAGCTTAAGGAGCAGGAGGACTTCGACGCGATTCGCCCGGACGTCAACGGCAACGAAATCATCGAAATCCTCGGCATCAAGCCTGGTCCACAAGTCGGCCAAGCCTACAAGCACATGCTCGATTACCGCCTGGATCACGGCCCCGCCGACCACGCCACGGCCGTCGCCGAGCTCAAGCGTTGGGCCGCGGAAGAGGGATTAACCGCCTGA
- a CDS encoding LytR C-terminal domain-containing protein, whose protein sequence is MQQISDERQARKQYVHHRQMRVFSTLAVILVIALIVSFFVFFHTIGKSNAGVPQAQTNFGAPLVCASDNPDKSPATYVQNNKVEVAVLNGTNSVGFAKAVGEALQNRNFKVTQVSSLTTTDKTNKTDKKAGKAERTTIYYGKSNIRGAYTLYANFPDAKLVMDNRQDALVSVVLGSTFNDLTKKESVPAADTKIKNIQGCTLPSKVDAAKLPADITRTQQ, encoded by the coding sequence ATGCAGCAAATTAGTGATGAACGACAGGCACGCAAGCAGTATGTGCATCATCGTCAGATGCGCGTATTCTCAACGCTTGCAGTCATTCTGGTCATTGCTCTTATCGTCTCGTTCTTCGTCTTCTTCCACACCATCGGCAAAAGCAACGCCGGCGTGCCACAGGCCCAAACGAATTTCGGCGCCCCCTTGGTCTGCGCTTCCGACAACCCGGACAAAAGCCCGGCAACCTACGTACAGAACAATAAGGTAGAAGTTGCCGTGCTCAATGGCACCAATTCGGTCGGTTTCGCGAAGGCGGTCGGCGAGGCTCTGCAAAACCGCAATTTCAAGGTGACACAAGTCAGCAGTCTTACCACAACCGACAAGACCAATAAGACCGATAAAAAAGCCGGTAAAGCGGAACGGACCACCATTTATTACGGGAAGAGCAACATCCGCGGGGCTTACACCTTGTATGCCAACTTCCCGGACGCGAAATTGGTGATGGACAACAGGCAGGACGCGCTCGTAAGCGTGGTCCTCGGCTCGACATTCAACGATCTGACCAAAAAAGAATCCGTCCCTGCCGCCGACACCAAAATCAAAAACATCCAGGGCTGCACGCTACCCAGCAAAGTCGACGCCGCAAAGCTTCCGGCCGACATCACGCGCACCCAGCAATAG
- a CDS encoding rRNA adenine dimethyltransferase family protein codes for MPAASETFPANGSKHTAVTRNNATSASQTDDQSHNGHLLGAGDIRRIAAEAGISPTKKFGQNFVIDPGTVRRIVREAGVTAQTRVLEVGPGLGSLTLALLETGAAVTAVEIDPALAKRLPETIAEFMPEASDRLTVINADAMSLSPGTLPKFAPDYVPKNHNNNDLPTVIATNSSTENVNNNASESADAQANTNTNANATHNDQSASTTTEQAGSASTTNDESTSDHAHSADNNNPFTLVSNLPYNVATPILLTLLERFENLDHFLVMVQKEVADRLAAKPGSKTYGTPSVKLAWYGQAERVGLVGRNVFWPAPNVDSALVSFTRYADNDDNAATPHNVEENSGSRKSDEPGNENPQSKSILSQPVSSKPISPIPAKANREKVFQLIDAAFGQRRKTLHAALKKLVPAETFEAAGIDPTRRGETLTIEEFAALAEAVES; via the coding sequence ATGCCTGCGGCATCTGAAACGTTTCCAGCAAACGGCAGCAAACACACAGCGGTAACAAGAAACAATGCGACGTCGGCTAGTCAGACGGATGACCAGTCTCATAACGGTCACTTGCTGGGAGCGGGAGATATCCGCCGCATCGCCGCCGAGGCCGGCATCAGCCCGACCAAGAAATTCGGGCAGAATTTCGTCATCGATCCGGGCACCGTGCGACGTATCGTGCGCGAGGCCGGCGTCACCGCGCAGACGCGAGTGCTCGAAGTCGGGCCGGGTCTGGGTTCGCTCACCTTGGCATTGCTGGAAACCGGCGCTGCCGTCACCGCCGTGGAAATCGATCCGGCGCTGGCCAAACGTCTGCCGGAAACCATTGCCGAATTCATGCCGGAGGCGTCCGACAGATTAACCGTGATCAACGCCGACGCGATGAGCCTAAGCCCGGGAACGCTGCCGAAGTTCGCGCCGGATTATGTGCCGAAAAACCACAACAACAATGATTTGCCTACCGTAATCGCGACAAATTCGAGTACAGAAAACGTCAACAATAATGCATCGGAATCCGCAGATGCACAGGCAAATACAAATACAAATGCAAATGCCACACATAACGACCAATCAGCGTCAACCACCACGGAACAGGCCGGGTCGGCATCAACCACCAACGATGAGTCGACATCAGATCACGCGCACAGTGCCGACAACAACAACCCCTTTACACTTGTTTCCAATTTGCCATACAACGTGGCGACGCCAATATTGCTGACGTTGCTCGAACGCTTCGAGAACCTCGATCATTTCCTGGTCATGGTGCAAAAGGAGGTGGCCGACCGGCTCGCCGCCAAGCCAGGCTCCAAGACCTACGGCACCCCAAGCGTGAAACTGGCGTGGTACGGCCAAGCCGAGCGCGTCGGGCTCGTCGGCCGCAATGTCTTCTGGCCCGCGCCGAACGTCGATTCCGCGCTGGTTTCGTTTACGCGCTACGCCGATAACGACGACAACGCTGCGACGCCACACAACGTTGAAGAGAACTCTGGCAGTCGTAAGTCCGACGAACCAGGCAACGAGAATCCGCAATCCAAGAGCATTTTGTCTCAGCCCGTTTCATCCAAACCTATTTCTCCTATACCCGCAAAAGCCAACCGCGAGAAGGTCTTCCAGCTTATTGATGCGGCTTTCGGCCAGCGACGCAAGACGTTGCATGCGGCACTGAAAAAGCTGGTTCCGGCGGAAACATTCGAGGCCGCGGGCATCGATCCGACCAGACGCGGCGAAACGCTGACCATCGAAGAATTCGCAGCCCTCGCAGAGGCAGTCGAGAGCTAA
- a CDS encoding ATP-binding protein — protein sequence MNHKTAVLRPRYLAELKPFIGTEQVKVLQGVRRCGKSTILRMICDELVANDVPKSNIYYKRFDEFGLPMRKTGDELTQELSKAFEHSDPSKTMYVFLDEIQEVDQWEKVVRGLHTRENTDVYITGSNAALLSSDLATLLAGRTITFNIYPLSFAEYLDFVNHFKETSAKALAEKSTDDLFLEYLRFGGMPSLFSLQSWNPEIIARELDSIYNTVILRDVAERLGIRDIALLNRLVSYLFSTSGNLFSTRKIVGALVSAGRKTSAETVENYIAALSQAFIINGVSQTGLRGKKALTPLRKFYPVDTGLRNMANDFSAKQDLGFQLENVVCNELLRRGWKVEVGTDGKTEVDFVARKHERMEYFQVTETMLGSDVRTRELAPLQALRDSFPKTVLTLDHFSTSTTEDGINIVNIIDWLTKSNKPRHAYE from the coding sequence ATGAACCATAAGACCGCCGTCCTCCGACCCCGATATCTCGCCGAGCTCAAACCCTTCATCGGAACGGAACAGGTCAAGGTGCTTCAAGGTGTCCGCCGTTGCGGCAAATCCACCATCCTCCGCATGATCTGCGACGAATTGGTCGCTAATGACGTGCCAAAAAGCAACATTTACTACAAGCGTTTCGACGAATTCGGCCTGCCTATGCGCAAGACCGGGGATGAGCTGACCCAAGAACTCTCGAAAGCCTTCGAACACAGCGACCCCAGCAAGACGATGTACGTCTTCCTCGATGAGATTCAGGAAGTCGACCAATGGGAAAAGGTCGTGCGTGGCCTGCATACGCGAGAGAACACCGACGTCTATATCACCGGTTCCAACGCGGCCCTACTTTCGAGCGATCTCGCGACGCTGCTTGCAGGACGAACCATCACTTTCAACATCTACCCGCTTTCATTCGCCGAATACCTTGATTTTGTCAACCATTTCAAAGAAACCAGCGCCAAAGCGCTCGCCGAAAAATCAACCGATGATCTGTTTTTGGAATACTTACGTTTCGGCGGCATGCCAAGCCTCTTCTCGCTTCAATCCTGGAACCCCGAAATCATCGCGCGCGAATTGGATTCGATTTACAACACGGTCATCCTGCGCGACGTAGCCGAACGGCTCGGCATCCGCGACATCGCACTGCTCAACCGCCTGGTTTCCTATCTGTTCTCCACCTCCGGCAACCTTTTCTCCACCCGCAAGATCGTAGGAGCACTGGTGAGCGCCGGAAGGAAAACTTCAGCGGAAACGGTGGAAAACTATATCGCCGCACTCAGCCAAGCGTTCATTATCAATGGAGTTTCACAAACCGGCCTTCGCGGCAAAAAAGCGCTAACCCCACTGCGCAAGTTCTATCCGGTCGATACCGGTTTGCGCAACATGGCCAATGATTTTTCAGCCAAACAAGACCTCGGTTTCCAACTCGAAAACGTGGTGTGCAACGAGCTGCTGCGTCGCGGCTGGAAGGTGGAAGTCGGCACCGACGGGAAAACCGAAGTCGATTTCGTGGCACGAAAACATGAAAGAATGGAATATTTCCAAGTTACGGAAACCATGCTCGGCTCTGATGTTCGCACCCGAGAGCTGGCGCCGTTGCAGGCTTTGCGCGACTCGTTCCCCAAGACGGTGCTGACGCTGGATCATTTCTCCACAAGTACCACCGAAGACGGCATCAATATCGTCAATATCATCGACTGGTTGACCAAAAGCAATAAGCCTCGCCATGCCTACGAGTAA
- a CDS encoding G5 domain-containing protein, whose product MARRWTPRRFVTLRRIRVAICVAAVLLVSIIFFAITARKTVALTVNGETKTVTTYSASVPRFLESQGVKTKTHDFIDSSNDKAGLVNHDVVTVHSAYQTTINIEGQDVPFWTYATSADQLLGFFKAGDQNAAKVSVNVGNVYNQLTGGFVINKAGPVTVIADGKTSIAPNGKLTAASILDSKNITIGKDDRVSVSEDNGQTILRVQRVTHGQETKNVVLPFSTRTVVDASLQPGQSEVRQAGQNGNKEQIYDVTYVDGQVETSTLKSETVTQVPVDQIVAVGPAAPAPTPAPAPSTGTGTGADSGNSGDDNNGGSSSNNGTGSEANSGSSSSNDSSKDKTDNSNKNQDKDSSKDNSNNLTPSIPAPSTPSQQPSQPTTPSKPAQKPQQPSQPSQPSVPAPAPTPAPTPAPSPTPSGLWHPTPEAAQIYAQGAAAQYGWTGQQWKDLVTLWNKESGWRWNAGSPYAPYAYGIPQSMTYTNYNGIPNYNSMQEYGSDWRDNGATQIAWGLNYIKTHLNYGNPSHTLEIWYSRCPANTPGVGGWY is encoded by the coding sequence ATGGCACGTCGATGGACTCCACGACGTTTTGTCACTTTGCGCAGGATTCGCGTTGCGATTTGCGTGGCGGCGGTGTTGCTGGTCAGCATCATCTTTTTCGCGATCACCGCGCGTAAAACGGTGGCCTTGACGGTCAACGGGGAGACCAAAACCGTCACGACCTATTCCGCAAGCGTGCCCAGATTCCTTGAGTCGCAAGGCGTCAAAACGAAAACGCACGATTTCATCGATTCCTCAAACGACAAGGCCGGTCTCGTCAATCACGACGTGGTCACCGTGCACAGCGCCTACCAGACCACTATCAACATCGAAGGTCAGGATGTCCCCTTCTGGACCTACGCCACCAGCGCCGACCAACTCCTCGGCTTCTTCAAAGCGGGCGATCAGAACGCGGCGAAAGTCTCGGTGAACGTCGGCAACGTCTACAACCAGCTAACCGGCGGCTTCGTCATCAACAAGGCCGGTCCGGTTACGGTGATCGCCGATGGCAAAACCTCGATTGCACCAAACGGCAAGCTCACGGCTGCCTCGATCCTCGATTCCAAGAACATCACCATCGGCAAGGACGATCGCGTCAGCGTCAGCGAAGACAACGGGCAGACCATCCTGCGCGTCCAGCGCGTCACCCACGGCCAAGAAACGAAGAACGTCGTGTTGCCGTTCTCGACGCGAACCGTGGTCGATGCCAGCCTGCAGCCCGGACAAAGCGAGGTCCGCCAGGCCGGCCAAAACGGCAACAAGGAACAGATTTACGACGTCACCTACGTCGACGGTCAGGTCGAGACCTCAACGCTCAAGTCCGAGACCGTTACGCAAGTTCCCGTCGATCAGATTGTGGCTGTAGGGCCTGCGGCACCGGCCCCAACGCCTGCGCCCGCACCTTCGACAGGTACCGGTACCGGCGCGGACAGCGGTAATAGCGGCGATGATAATAACGGCGGGTCCAGCAGCAACAACGGTACCGGCTCTGAGGCAAACAGCGGATCAAGCAGCAGCAACGATTCAAGCAAAGACAAGACCGACAACTCGAACAAGAACCAGGACAAGGATTCCAGCAAGGATAATTCCAACAACCTGACGCCATCCATCCCAGCACCTTCAACTCCGTCGCAACAGCCCAGCCAGCCGACGACCCCGTCCAAGCCAGCACAGAAGCCGCAACAGCCCAGCCAACCATCGCAGCCTTCGGTCCCTGCCCCCGCTCCGACTCCCGCCCCAACGCCTGCACCTTCTCCCACACCTTCCGGTCTTTGGCATCCAACACCAGAAGCGGCACAAATCTATGCCCAGGGGGCAGCAGCGCAATATGGATGGACCGGGCAGCAGTGGAAGGATCTGGTAACTCTTTGGAATAAAGAGTCTGGCTGGCGCTGGAACGCAGGGAGTCCTTACGCACCATATGCTTATGGCATTCCGCAGTCCATGACGTACACCAATTACAACGGCATACCAAATTACAACTCGATGCAGGAATATGGCTCAGATTGGCGCGATAACGGAGCTACACAAATCGCATGGGGCTTGAACTATATCAAAACCCACCTCAACTACGGCAATCCTTCGCACACCTTAGAGATATGGTATTCAAGATGTCCCGCCAATACACCAGGCGTTGGCGGCTGGTATTAA
- a CDS encoding thioredoxin domain-containing protein, which produces MARHTGNGYAQAATSWYGGADAGDLLIQSRKAQQAKERRQRRIVGFIAFIVVMVFIVVIGLVSYHSIAKRNAAQNITEDQAYSSLQKVKLKPKYTNDKGGILFSKVGYGKKAPNAPTIELYTDPMCPGCAVLHQQMDSTFRALLDSGQINLEVHPVTFLDSMSTDHYSSRADNAIAYISSYDPNPDHLLDFLTNIHSDSFQPEEAANYKPVSNAQLQQQAVTSGVPAGIAAKAFGNEYEPWLAAAAQYTLRRPELKDIAGQFKGKLTTPVVVINGKMLDISGISDIGLTYKVAILQSIGLSNEAIGRVGAQPAIGSNGSPTFPKSQPSA; this is translated from the coding sequence ATGGCTCGGCATACAGGCAATGGCTACGCCCAGGCGGCCACTTCTTGGTATGGTGGTGCCGATGCGGGGGACTTGCTGATCCAATCCCGCAAGGCCCAGCAAGCCAAGGAACGCAGGCAGCGCCGTATTGTCGGGTTTATTGCCTTCATTGTCGTCATGGTTTTCATCGTGGTAATCGGATTGGTTAGTTATCATTCCATTGCCAAGCGCAATGCGGCGCAGAACATCACTGAGGATCAGGCGTATAGCAGCCTGCAAAAAGTCAAGCTGAAGCCCAAGTACACTAACGATAAGGGTGGTATCCTCTTCTCGAAAGTCGGTTACGGCAAGAAGGCGCCGAACGCCCCGACCATTGAACTCTATACCGACCCGATGTGTCCCGGATGCGCAGTACTTCACCAGCAAATGGATTCGACGTTCCGCGCGTTGCTGGACTCCGGTCAGATCAATCTTGAGGTTCATCCGGTGACGTTCCTCGACAGTATGTCAACCGATCACTATTCGTCACGTGCTGATAATGCCATTGCCTATATCTCAAGCTACGATCCCAATCCAGATCATCTTTTGGATTTCCTTACCAATATCCATTCTGATAGTTTTCAGCCCGAAGAGGCAGCCAACTACAAGCCGGTAAGCAACGCACAGCTCCAGCAGCAAGCCGTTACGTCGGGCGTGCCTGCAGGTATTGCGGCCAAAGCGTTCGGCAATGAATACGAACCTTGGCTTGCCGCCGCCGCGCAATATACGTTGCGCCGCCCGGAGCTCAAGGATATAGCCGGTCAGTTCAAAGGCAAACTCACGACCCCCGTCGTCGTCATCAACGGCAAAATGCTTGATATTTCAGGGATCAGCGATATCGGACTCACCTATAAGGTGGCGATTCTGCAGTCGATCGGTTTGAGCAACGAAGCCATCGGCAGGGTTGGCGCACAGCCGGCCATCGGTTCGAACGGCAGTCCTACATTCCCCAAGTCCCAACCCTCCGCCTGA
- a CDS encoding thioredoxin domain-containing protein, with amino-acid sequence MAQQGNKKAQKRQTRARRRAEEEALQKAREEAAAKERKQQTIIGAIVVAVIVALVAVIAIVAVRSIHKKAEADKVTADASYTALQNVKVKPEFADDKGGILISKDGYGKKIAKVPTVEFYMDPLCPGCGSLHRQVDTDLDKLVDSGQINLVYHFMNFLDPDSTDQYSTRATGAVLYVSSHDPSTQHLLDFVSNLYKKDFQPGEGPDYKPTSNAQIKAQAIAAGVPQDVIDKAFGGTYNKWLEATYNYTIKRKDLQNDSGQMSTPTVTINGKLMNMSEVTQSGLTQQQAILKSLGISESQVGKEGVLPKIGTGAPKPLK; translated from the coding sequence ATGGCACAGCAGGGCAATAAGAAAGCGCAAAAACGCCAGACACGGGCGAGACGCAGGGCTGAGGAAGAGGCGCTGCAAAAGGCACGTGAAGAAGCCGCGGCCAAGGAACGCAAGCAGCAGACCATCATCGGTGCCATCGTCGTCGCCGTCATCGTGGCACTTGTCGCCGTCATTGCCATAGTCGCCGTGCGGTCGATCCACAAAAAGGCGGAAGCCGACAAGGTTACCGCCGACGCCTCGTATACTGCATTGCAAAACGTGAAGGTCAAGCCCGAGTTCGCCGATGACAAGGGCGGCATCCTGATTTCCAAAGACGGTTACGGTAAGAAAATCGCCAAAGTGCCGACCGTCGAGTTCTATATGGATCCCCTTTGCCCCGGTTGCGGCTCGCTGCATCGCCAGGTCGACACTGACCTTGACAAGCTGGTGGACTCCGGCCAGATCAACCTTGTCTATCACTTCATGAACTTCCTTGATCCGGATTCGACCGACCAGTATTCCACCCGCGCCACAGGGGCCGTACTTTACGTTTCCAGCCACGACCCGAGCACCCAGCACCTGCTCGATTTCGTCAGCAATCTTTACAAGAAGGACTTCCAGCCCGGAGAAGGCCCTGATTACAAACCGACCAGCAACGCCCAGATCAAGGCACAGGCGATTGCCGCTGGCGTTCCCCAAGACGTCATCGACAAGGCGTTCGGCGGCACATACAACAAGTGGCTCGAAGCCACCTACAATTACACCATCAAGCGCAAGGATCTGCAGAACGATTCCGGGCAGATGAGCACTCCGACCGTCACCATCAACGGCAAGCTCATGAATATGTCCGAGGTCACCCAGTCGGGGCTCACCCAGCAGCAGGCGATCCTGAAATCGCTGGGCATCAGCGAATCGCAGGTCGGCAAAGAAGGTGTCTTGCCGAAGATCGGCACGGGGGCGCCAAAGCCTCTGAAGTAA